In the genome of Chrysiogenia bacterium, the window CGAAGAGCTTGCCACGCCCCAGGCGCTCGGCCAGGAAGGCGTTCAGCTCACGCAGGCTGAATTCCCCGCTCTGGTCCTGGCGGGCGGCAAAGAACTCGCCGGCGTGCTTGCCAAGAGCCTGGGCAATGGCACGGTTGCGGCGCACGGTGACCTGGGTCTCCTCGCTCACCTGGTTGCGCACGCCCACGATGATCGCCAGGACGAACATCGCCTGGAGAGCCGCAAACGCGATTTTTACCTGTTTGGTCACTGGATTCTGATTCCCGGTGGGACCCTGGGCTCCCGCTCAGGCCACCTTCGTCGTATCGATATATTCGCGCAGCATTCGCTGGATGCGCTTTTCGGGCGAGTAGCGGAGCAACATATAGACGGTATCGTTGAAGTGCCGCAGCGTCTGGCGGTCCAGGCCGCGGATCAAATTGATGAGCGCAATCTCGTGTTTTTCGAGCGCCGAGCGGGTCTGCGCCTCGGTCACCTCGGCCAGCCCCTCTTCGGTATCGATGCCCTCGCGACGCGCGAAACGCAGCAGGCGCTCCTTGCGGGCCAGGTCCCAGAGCTCGTCAGAGGAAACCCCAAGGATTTCAGCAAGTTGACGGGCTCTCTCTTCAGTCGGAGCATCGATTTTACCGGTCTCGAGCTGGTGAATGTAAGTGTTGGACACCCCCAGCGTCTGCGCCAGTTCTTCCTGGGTGAGCCGCGCTTCTTTGCGTAGCTGCCGCAGGTAGGTGCTGAATTTCTGCATCTCTCGCTCCTCTGGCGCATTGTCGGAAAGCCCGCAAACAGGCCTGCCGGACCGGCGCCCGATACACACATGCTCGCGCCGCGCACGGGCGCGCTCCGCATCGGGATTCCTCAGCCCCGCAACTGTACTGCCCGGGCGGCCCCGGGGTCAAGCTTCCGGGCGATAACCGCCTAAATTGATTAAAGTTTCTCCATCTTTGAGGGGCCGGAAATCCTTGACTAATCAAGTGCATTACTTTACAAGTTTTGAAATTAAGTAAGTTACTTAATTCGAGGAATTTACGGCGACGGAGCAGCCCCTTTGGAACAGCTGCAACTGGTTCTCAAGCGCTATCACTGGGTCATCACCCTGGTGATGTTGACCCTCATCGCACAGATGGTGGGCCGCGGCATTGGTTTGCTCATCGAGGGCCTCCTGCCCGCGGCCGCCGTTCGCTATGAGAGCCTCCCGCCCCAGGCGCTCACCCGCGAGAACAAGAACCAGGTCCGCTCGCTCAACTACTACAACATCATCACCGACCGGAATCTCTTCAACTCCAATC includes:
- a CDS encoding helix-turn-helix transcriptional regulator produces the protein MQKFSTYLRQLRKEARLTQEELAQTLGVSNTYIHQLETGKIDAPTEERARQLAEILGVSSDELWDLARKERLLRFARREGIDTEEGLAEVTEAQTRSALEKHEIALINLIRGLDRQTLRHFNDTVYMLLRYSPEKRIQRMLREYIDTTKVA